Proteins encoded by one window of Pseudonocardia sp. HH130629-09:
- a CDS encoding cytochrome P450 family protein, giving the protein MTASETEPVPLVGPDYKRDPYPLYAELRERCPVHRVAFPSGVHAWLVTGYDAAHATLNDRRLGKDHRLGNDGWRARASIMPEPQHSQLQVHLLHQDPPTHTVMRRLVTESFTPRAAEELRPRLQEIADRLADDLTATDGPVDLVGGFAAHFPFAALALAIGLPDELASGFRREWGGVVAPVGPTDPRRAHYEGLLHGLQDYIARVVDGVRDLPGDGLLTRLVAARDAGDLTAEQLDSMVFQLLVAGQEPVTNQITTALVALLHRPDELDRLAADPALLPRAVEELLRYDSAFELTTWRFLAETDDLHGREVPAGDSVIVSLCAANRDPRRFDRADELVLDREPNPHLAFGHGIHFCPGAALARVELQVALGTLLARLPGMRFATDPAALDWTPAVLGRGVRALRVTHDASAHAR; this is encoded by the coding sequence ATGACCGCCTCCGAGACCGAGCCGGTCCCGCTCGTCGGACCGGACTACAAGCGCGACCCCTACCCGCTCTACGCCGAGCTGCGCGAGCGCTGCCCGGTCCACCGGGTGGCGTTCCCGTCCGGTGTGCACGCCTGGCTGGTGACCGGCTACGACGCCGCCCACGCCACTCTGAACGACCGGCGCCTGGGTAAGGACCACCGCCTGGGCAACGACGGGTGGCGGGCCCGGGCGTCGATCATGCCCGAACCGCAGCACTCCCAGCTGCAGGTCCACCTGCTGCACCAGGACCCACCCACGCACACCGTCATGCGACGGCTGGTGACCGAGTCCTTCACCCCACGGGCAGCCGAGGAGCTGCGCCCCCGGTTGCAGGAGATCGCCGACCGGCTGGCCGACGACCTGACGGCCACCGACGGGCCGGTGGACCTGGTCGGCGGGTTCGCCGCCCACTTCCCCTTCGCCGCGCTGGCCCTCGCGATCGGGCTGCCCGACGAGCTGGCGTCGGGGTTCCGGCGGGAGTGGGGCGGCGTCGTCGCCCCGGTCGGGCCGACCGACCCGCGCCGCGCCCACTACGAAGGGCTGCTGCACGGGCTGCAGGACTACATCGCCCGCGTCGTCGACGGCGTCCGTGACCTGCCCGGCGACGGGCTGCTCACCCGCCTCGTCGCGGCCCGCGACGCCGGTGACCTCACCGCTGAGCAGCTCGACTCGATGGTGTTCCAGCTGCTGGTCGCCGGGCAGGAGCCGGTGACCAACCAGATCACCACCGCACTGGTCGCGCTGCTGCACCGCCCCGACGAGCTCGACCGCCTCGCCGCCGACCCGGCGCTGCTGCCGCGCGCGGTGGAGGAACTGCTCCGCTACGACAGCGCGTTCGAGCTCACCACCTGGCGGTTCCTCGCCGAGACCGACGACCTGCACGGCCGGGAGGTCCCCGCCGGGGACTCGGTGATCGTGTCGTTGTGCGCGGCCAACCGCGACCCGCGCCGGTTCGACCGAGCCGATGAGCTGGTGCTCGACCGCGAGCCCAACCCGCACCTCGCGTTCGGACACGGCATCCACTTCTGTCCCGGTGCCGCACTGGCCCGCGTCGAGCTGCAGGTCGCGTTGGGCACCCTGCTCGCCCGGCTGCCCGGCATGCGGTTCGCCACCGATCCCGCCGCACTCGACTGGACCCCGGCCGTGCTGGGCCGCGGTGTCCGCGCACTGCGAGTGACCCACGACGCGTCGGCGCATGCCCGCTGA